In the genome of Peromyscus eremicus chromosome 1, PerEre_H2_v1, whole genome shotgun sequence, the window TTGGTTTCCCACTTTTCTTAagatctctttttttccttctaagatAAGTGGGACCTTTAATGGGCTTGCCTTTGTGAAGCTGAAGAGAAGGTCTTGAGGGTAGTAAAGGAGATATCTTACTTTAATGTTAACTAACAATGAAATGGAGATGATGAAGTAGAATGCAGAATGGATTGAGGAGTGACTGTACATAAGCActgaaggtttttgttgttgttgctcttatTCACTGTTCTTCCCCGACACAGGTCTTGGTCTTGTCAATGCCTCACTCATTAAAGAATAACCGTGAAATTGGATTGTGCTCTAACAGTCAGCCCAATGGCAACCTCAAACTCCAGCAGCATCGTGTCCTCCACATTCTACCTCACAGGCATCCCTGGCTATGAGGAATTTCACCACTGGATTTCTATCCCATTCTGCTTCCTTTACCTTGTTGGAATAACAGGCAACTGCATGATCCTGCACATTGTACGGACAGACCCCAGACTCCATGAGCCCATGTATTACTTCCTGGCTATGCTTTCACTCACTGACATGGCCATGTCCCTGCCCACAATAATTTCACTTTTTAGAGTGTTGTGGTCCATTTCAAGAGAGATCCAGTTCAATATCTGTGTGGTCCAAATGTTTCTGATTCATACCTTTTCCTTCACTGAATCATCTGTGCTCCTGGCCATGGCCCTTGACCGGTATGTGGCCATCTGCCACCCCCTGCGATATGCTACCATTCTCACCCCAAAACTTATTGCCAAGATTGGAATTGCAGCTCTGCTCAGGAGTTCTATTTTGATAATTCCACTTATGGCCCGTCTAGCATTCTTTCCCTTCTGCCGCTCCcatgttctttctcattcttATTGTCTGCACCAAGACATGATCCGCCTTGCCTGTGCTGACATCAAATTCAATGTCATATATGGGCTAGTCCTCATTACTTTGCTGTGGGGCATGGACTCCCTGGGCATTTTTGTATCTTATGTTTTTATCCTTCACTCAGTGTTAAAAATTGCATCCCGTGAGGGTAGGCTTAAGGCACTCAACACATGTGCATCTCACATTTGTGCTGTGCTTATTCTATATGTGCCCATGATAGGATTATCTATTGTCCATCGTTTTGCCAAGAATTCCTCTCCCCTCATTCACATCTTCATGGCTCATATT includes:
- the LOC131901275 gene encoding olfactory receptor 51G2-like, with translation MATSNSSSIVSSTFYLTGIPGYEEFHHWISIPFCFLYLVGITGNCMILHIVRTDPRLHEPMYYFLAMLSLTDMAMSLPTIISLFRVLWSISREIQFNICVVQMFLIHTFSFTESSVLLAMALDRYVAICHPLRYATILTPKLIAKIGIAALLRSSILIIPLMARLAFFPFCRSHVLSHSYCLHQDMIRLACADIKFNVIYGLVLITLLWGMDSLGIFVSYVFILHSVLKIASREGRLKALNTCASHICAVLILYVPMIGLSIVHRFAKNSSPLIHIFMAHIYLLVPPVLNPIIYSVKTKQIRQGILHLICSPRISSITM